The following are encoded in a window of Panicum virgatum strain AP13 chromosome 5N, P.virgatum_v5, whole genome shotgun sequence genomic DNA:
- the LOC120675713 gene encoding uncharacterized protein LOC120675713 isoform X2, protein MLPTINLRDKRFEVICPFKDTALVENDSLSAIAKFRKVFKAVHSRSTRIDIYDMPTVIGSVSNQTNQNDSGVFILQLLLAYNGKTHFHFTQEHSKPLRESLTYYLCAHENELIMLEIRQIAYQHGIKLEDYTARIKRYSKK, encoded by the exons ATGCTACCAACAATCAACCTGAG GGACAAAAGGTTTGAAGTAATATGCCCTTTCAAAGATACAGCACTAGTCGAAAATGATTCCCTCAGTGCCATAGCAAAATTCAGAAAGGTGTTCAAAGCAgtacattccagatcaacaagGATTGACATATATGACATGCCAACAGTTATTGGAAGTGTCTCAAATCAGACGAATCA gaACGACAGTGGTGTTTTTATTCTTCAGTTACTTCTTGCTTACAATGGAAAGACACATTTCCATTTTACTCAG GAACATTCAAAGCCATTGCGTGAATCATTAACGTACTATCTGTGTGCCCACGAGAACGAACTGATTATGCTAGAAATAAGGCAGATTGCTTATCAACAT GGAATAAAGTTGGAGGACTACACAGCAAGGATCAAAAG GTACAGCAAAAAGTGA
- the LOC120675713 gene encoding uncharacterized protein LOC120675713 isoform X1 translates to MDSSSSSDQNAQSSKDKNAESNSKDGPSINESDDSALSPRSKLKDCTKFSTQFSLAKMVKLIEKLSPRQRDSVIKCGFGSILALKCTSIPNSLILWTAKNYDPKSRHFKAAGGTVGVLSKLMQSLCTKFLVFHMEENKCPINHPAMPKCHPQRYKSTESSCKD, encoded by the exons ATGGATAGTTCCAGTTCAAGTGACCAGAATGCGCAAAGCAGCAAAGATAAAAATGCAGAAAGTAATTCTAAG GATGGCCCAAGCATCAATGAATCTGATGATAGTGCTTTGTCGCCGCGAAGCAAGCTCAAGGACTGCACT AAATTCAGCACTCAGTTCTCTCTTGCCAAGATGGTTAAATTGATTGAAAAGTTATCTCCTCGCCAAAGAGATAGTGTTATCAAGTGTGGTTTTGGCTCAATTCTGGCTCTCAAGTGTACATCAATTCCAAATTCACTAATCTTATGGACTGCAAAGAACTATGATCCAAAATCTAGACACTTCAAGGCAGCTGGTGGGACCGTGGGAGTTCTTTCAAAATTGATGCAATCGCTGTGCACCAAATTCTTGGTATTCCATATGGAGGAAAACAAGTGCCCAATAAATCATCCAGCTATGCCAAAATGTCATCCTCAAAGATACAAATCAACAGAGTCAAGCTGCAAAGATTGA
- the LOC120675711 gene encoding calcium-dependent protein kinase 1, with the protein MGNRGSRHHRHAADQQQPAAPPKPQAQAPPPQQQQQPQARPKPAAADAGAVGRVLGRPMEDVRAAYTFGRELGRGQFGVTYLVTHRETGQRFACKSIATRKLVHRDDIEDVRREVQIMHHLTGHRNIVELRGAYEDRHSVNLVMELCEGGELFDRIIARGHYTERAAAALCREIVAVVHSCHSMGVFHRDLKPENFLFLNDKEDSPLKATDFGLSVFFKPGETFKDLVGSAYYVAPEVLKRHYGAEADIWSAGVILYILLSGVPPFWAENEDGIFDAVLHGHIDFSSDPWPSISNGAKDLVKKMLRQDPKERLTASEILNHPWIREDGEAPDKPLDITVISRMKQFRAMNKLKKVALKVVAENLSDEEIMGLKEMFRSLDTDNSGTITLEELRSGLPKLGTKISESDIRQLMEAADVDGNGTIDYAEFISATMHLNRLEKEDHILKAFEYFDKDHSGYITVDELEEALKKYDMGDDKTIKEIIAEVDTDHDGRINYQEFVAMMRNNSPEIVPNRKRMF; encoded by the exons ATGGGCAACCGCGGgtcgcgccaccaccgccacgcaGCCGACCAGCAGcaaccggcggcgccgcccaagCCCCAGgcccaagcgccgccgccgcagcagcagcagcagccgcaggcgAGGccgaagccggcggcggcggacgcggggGCGGTGGGGCGCGTGCTGGGGCGGCCGATGGAGGACGTGCGCGCGGCCTACACCTTCGGGCGCGAGCTCGGCCGCGGCCAGTTCGGGGTCACCTACCTCGTCACGCACCGGGAGACCGGCCAGCGCTTCGCCTGCAAGTCCATCGCCACGCGGAAGCTCGTCCACCGCGACGACATCGAGGACGTGCGCCGGGAGGTGCAGATCATGCACCACCTCACGGGCCACCGCAACATCGTCGAGCTCCGGGGCGCCTACGAGGACCGCCACTCGGTCAACCTCGTCATGGAGCTCTGCGAGGGAGGGGAGCTCTTCGACCGCATCATCGCCAGGGGCCACTACaccgagcgcgccgccgcggcgctctgCCGCGAGATAGTCGCCGTCGTCCACAGCTGCCACTCCATGGGGGTCTTCCACCGGGATCTCAAGCCCGAGAATTTCCTCTTCCTCAACGACAAGGAGGACTCGCCGCTCAAGGCCACGGACTTCGGCCTCTCCGTCTTCTTCAAGCCCG GGGAGACATTCAAGGATCTTGTGGGAAGCGCGTATTATGTTGCTCCTGAGGTACTCAAACGGCACTATGGGGCAGAGGCTGATATTTGGAGTGCTGGGGTTATTCTTTACATCCTTCTTTCTGGTGTTCCTCCCTTTTGGGCAG AGAATGAGGATGGCATATTTGATGCCGTCTTGCACGGTCACATTGATTTCTCTTCTGATCCTTGGCCATCAATATCTAATGGTGCCAAGGATTTGGTTAAGAAGATGCTGCGGCAGGACCCCAAAGAGCGCCTGACTGCTTCTGAAATTTTGA ATCATCCATGGATTAGAGAGGATGGAGAGGCCCCAGATAAGCCACTTGACATCACGGTCATCAGTAGAATGAAACAGTTCAGGGCAATGAACAAGCTCAAGAAAGTTGCTTTGAAG GTTGTTGCTGAGAACTTATCAGATGAAGAGATTATGGGCCTTAAAGAAATGTTTAGATCCCTTGATACAGATAATAGTGGGACAATTACTCTTGAAGAGCTAAGATCTGGTTTACCAAAACTTGGCACTAAAATTTCTGAATCAGATATCAGACAGTTGATGGAGGCG GCTGATGTTGATGGAAATGGTACCATTGATTATGCGGAGTTCATATCAGCCACAATGCACTTGAATAGATTGGAGAAGGAAGACCACATACTCAAAGCTTTTGAATATTTTGATAAGGATCACAGCGG ATACATAACAGTAGATGAGTTGGAAGAAGCTCTGAAGAAGTATGATATGGGAGATGATAAAACAATAAAAGAGATCATTGCTGAAGTAGATACAGATCAC GATGGAAGAATTAATTATCAGGAGTTTGTTGCCATGATGAGGAACAACAGCCCTGAGATTGTTCCGAACCGGAAGCGCATGTTCTAA
- the LOC120675712 gene encoding probable protein ABIL1 produces the protein MQHEAWRPGAEPAGAAAGAGPAPTTVDEASMERSKSFVKALQELKNLRPQLYSASEYCEKSYLHSEQKQMVLDNLKDYAVRALVNAVDHLGTVAYKLTDLYEQQASEISTLELKVACLNQQVLTCQTYTDKEGLRQQQMTGAARRLHKHYIVPYAGNKRMQAFSEMQGNADFDTTPRPYSSAKTLQWHLVSEKNSKTNRPDQSEFALGETKTTKPSSSGFRMLGKESSASLLSKHVQSNMTSLDIVSVGVKDQPKTRHLSSFSSFDNPRHLSSFSSFDNPRGRQIQKAPLRTKSMLAAFFVKHRSAKMKNVSVR, from the exons ATGCAGCACGAAGCGTGGCGGCCTGGCGCTGAGCctgccggggcggcggcgggggcgggcccTGCGCCCACCACCGTCGACGAGGCGTCCATGGAGCGCAGCAAAAGCTTCGTCAAGGCGCTCCAG GAGCTCAAGAACCTGCGGCCGCAGCTCTACTCGGCCTCGGAGTACTGCGAGAAGTCCTACCTCCACAGCGAGCAGAAGCAAAT GGTGCTGGACAACTTAAAAGATTACGCTGTCAGGGCCCTGGTCAATGCTGTCGACCACCTTGGCACAGTTGCTTACAAATTGACAGACCTGTACGAACAGCAGGCTTCAGAAATCTCAACCCTCGAGTTGAAAGTAGCATGCTTGAACCAG CAAGTCCTTACTTGCCAAACTTACACGGATAAAGAAGGCCTTAGGCAACAGCAGATGACGGGGGCTGCCAGAAGACTCCACAAACATTACATCGTACCAT ATGCGGGAAATAAAAGAATGCAAGCTTTTTCCGAGATGCAAGGCAATGCTGATTTTGACACAACACCAAGACCTTATTCCTCAG CAAAGACCCTTCAGTGGCATTTGGTTTCGGAGAAGAACTCCAAGACCAATAGACCAGATCAGTCTGAATTCGC CCTAGGAGAAACAAAAACCACTAAGCCTTCATCAAGTGGCTTTCGAATGCTAG GCAAGGAATCATCTGCATCTCTCTTGTCCAAACATGTGCAGTCCAACATGACCAGCTTGGATATTGTTAGTGTCGGCGTGAAG GATCAGCCCAAGACAAGGCATTTGTCATCATTCAGTTCTTTTGACAACCCAAGGCATTTGTCATCCTTCAGTTCTTTTGACAACCCAAGAGGGCGTcaaatccagaaggctccacTTCGCACAAAAAGTATGTTAGCTGCTTTCTTTGTTAAGCACAGATCAGCAAAAATGAAAAATGTCTCTGTTCGTTGA
- the LOC120671899 gene encoding protein FAR1-RELATED SEQUENCE 5-like, translated as MILDYAHFGDVVTFDTTFGTNKEYRPFGVFLGLNQFRETTIFGGVLLFDETEVSFTWLFETFLAAHNGKQPTTIYTDQDAAMGKAVKIVFTESYHGLCTFHIMQNAVKHLSPMKNKEENKVGEEDKVEEEDTIEEQDESHILADFSACMYAFEDKTEFQEAFDVMRSKVHKQTWLDSIYKLRENWAECYMRDVFSLGVRSTQLNESFNNAMKKHLKSDFDIVRFLKHFERTVQEKRQQEVQSEYDSRKKQPRRLMSTPMLVQASQVYTHVIFEAFQSEYERSMAACARVLEEDNKYVVAIGRLHGDLSYEEERIVIGDPLTQKVSCNCGMFNRTGILCAHGLKVLDLMNIKILPTHYILKRWTREARNGSIQDKQGRNVVENSKREAQLRYKFLSHKFHNLADKAAKVQECCVLLENALDCLSIQLEEKLNVSTIVMNEPCKNQENIDPNVQQRDSMLSAAKLKKKEVQSKNSRRKKTWLDKLCKGGKHKATKPAAPTKKEQSNTRKMMMRSR; from the exons ATGATCCTTGATTATGCACATTTtggtgatgttgtcacatttGACACTACTTTTGGCACAAACAAAGAGTATAGGCCATTTGGTGTTTTTCTTGGACTCAATCAGTTTAGGGAGACAACTATCTTTGGTGGTGTGCTTCTATTTGATGAAACTGAAGTGTCATTTACATGGCTGTTTGAGACTTTTTTAGCTGCTCATAATGGTAAGCAACCTACAACTATCTACACAGATCAAGATGCAGCAATGGGAAAAGCTGTAAAGATAGTATTCACAGAATCATATCATGGTTTGTGTACCTTTCACATAATGCAGAATGCTGTCAAGCATTTGTCTCCAATGAAGAACAAAGAGGAAAATAAAGTTGGAGAAGAAGATAAAGTTGAAGAAGAAGATACAATTGAAGAACAAGATGAATCTCATATTCTTGCTGATTTTAGTGCTTGTATGTATGCTTTTGAGGACAAGACCGAATTTCAAGAAGCATTTGACGTTATGAGATCTAAAGTGCATAAGCAAACTTGGCTAGATAGTATCTACAAGTTGAGAGAAAATTGGGCTGAATGTTATATGAGAGATGTGTTCAGCTTGGGAGTGAGAAGTACACAGCTAAATGAGAGCTTCAATAATGCAATGAAGAAGCATTTGAAATCAGATTTTGATATTGTTCGATTTTTGAAACATTTTGAGAGGACAGTGCAAGAAAAGAGACAACAAGAAGTGCAATCTGAATATGACTCAAGGAAGAAGCAGCCAAGAAGACTAATGAGTACACCTATGTTAGTTCAAGCAAGCCAAGTATATACTCATGTAATTTTTGAAGCTTTCCAAAGTGAATATGAAAGATCAATGGCTGCATGTGCTAGAGTTCTAGAAGAAGATAACAAATATGTCGTTGCTATTGGGCGTCTTCATGGTGATTTAAGTTATGAGGAGGAACGCATAGTGATTGGTGATCCTTTGACCCAAAAAGTTTCTTGCAATTGTGGAATGTTCAATAGGACAGGAATATTATGTGCACATGGTCTTAAAGTTCTTGATTTGATGAATATAAAGATACTACCCACACATTATATCCTAAAGAGATGGACTAGAGAAGCACGCAATGGAAGTATACAGGATAAGCAAGGAAGAAATGTGGTAGAAAATTCAAAACGGGAAGCCCAACTTCGATACAAGTTTTTGTCTCATAAATTTCACAATTTGGCGGATAAAGCagccaaagtgcaagaatgtTGTGTGCTGTTAGAAAATGCACTTGATTGTCTTAGTATTCAGCTAGAGGAAAAACTCAATGTATCTACTATTGTTATGAATGAACCATGCAAGAATCAAGAAAATATTGATCCTAATGTACAACAAAGGGACAGCATGCTTAGTGCTGCAAAGCTGAAGAAAAAAGAGGTCCAGTCAAAGAATTCAAGGCGGAAGAAAACTTGGCTCGATAAGTTATGCAAAGGGGGGAAGCACAAGGCAACCAAACCTGCTGCACCAACAAAAAAGGAGCAAAG CaacacaagaaaaatgatgatgcGCAGCCGCTAG
- the LOC120676148 gene encoding protein TOO MANY MOUTHS-like: protein MAPAAWSPIMVLVAALAVGALLPPRCRGEFTVVVPDTSAAALVDAPQTGFSDRARTDPAEQRAVQEVMAATGNGWAWGIPDVCRGRWHGIECVPDRHGVYHVVSLAFGALSDDTAFPACDAAAATLSPAVLALPHLRSLFFYRCFTGNPQPIAGLLGRLGPAFQSLVLRQNGHVGPIPAELGNLKALRVLDLHGNQLTTAIPATLQSLSHLQMLDLSYNSLAGPVPPFKFQRLSILDLSHNALQGPVPASLGQCRSLLKIDLSQNGLAGTIPDALGDLPELMLLDLSHNALSGPIPAALSRLSSLRSLILSDNRMQFTTVPGGFFTGLKALTTLVLSGMGLAGTIPESIGELSELRVLRLDSNQFTGVIPATFRRLERASELRVDGNRLVGPIPFGKEMMWRLGKKLRVGGNEGLCYDTKQEGLEGVVSLAGVLDCDSVRSRTTQHLVWINGTAGGRPGAVDGVATSVASGSRDPVTARVGSWLVFASLHLAWSAAFLL from the coding sequence ATGGCTCCGGCGGCGTGGTCGCCGATCATGGTCCTGGTGGCGGCGTTGGCCGTCGGcgccctgctgccgccgcgctgccgcggcGAGTTCACGGTGGTGGTGCCGGACACGTCGGCCGCGGCACTGGTGGACGCGCCGCAGACGGGGTTCTCGGACCGGGCGCGCACGGACCCGGCCGAGCAGCGCGCCGTGCAGGAGGTGATGGCGGCCACGGGCAACGGCTGGGCGTGGGGCATCCCGGACGTGTGCCGCGGCCGCTGGCACGGCATCGAGTGCGTGCCCGACCGCCACGGCGTCTACCACGTCGTCTCCCTCGCCTTCGGCGCGCTCTCCGACGACACGGCGTTCCCGGCCTGCGACGCGGCGGCCGCCACGCTCTCGCCCGCCGTGCTCGCGCTCCCGCACCTCCGCTCGCTCTTCTTCTACCGCTGCTTCACGGGCAACCCGCAGCCCATCGCGGGCCTGCTCGGCCGCCTCGGCCCCGCGTTCCAGTCCCTCGTGCTCCGCCAGAACGGCCACGTCGGCCCGATCCCCGCCGAGCTCGGGAACCTCAAGGCGCTGCGCGTGCTCGACCTCCACGGCAACCAGCTCACCACCGCCATCCCCGCCACCCTCCAGTCCCTGAGCCACCTCCAGATGCTCGACCTCAGCTACAACAGCCTCGCCGGCCCGGTGCCGCCGTTCAAGTTCCAGCGCCTCAGCATCCTGGACCTCAGCCACAACGCGCTCCAGGGCCCGGTGCCGGCGAGCCTCGGACAATGCCGGTCTCTGCTCAAGATTGACCTCAGCCAGAACGGCCTCGCAGGCACGATACCCGATGCGCTCGGCGACCTGCCAGAACTGATGCTGCTGGACCTCAGCCACAACGCGCTGTCCGGCCCGATCCCGGCCGCGCTCAGCCGGCTGTCGTCGCTGCGGTCGCTGATCCTCAGCGACAACCGGATGCAGTTCACGACGGTGCCCGGTGGCTTCTTCACCGGCCTCAAGGCGCTGACCACGCTGGTGCTCTCCGGAATGGGCCTGGCCGGCACGATCCCGGAGTCCATCGGGGAGCTGAGCGAGCTCCGGGTGCTGCGGCTGGACAGCAACCAGTTCACCGGCGTCATACCGGCGACCTTCCGGCGGCTGGAGAGGGCGAGCGAGCTCCGCGTCGACGGCAACAGGCTGGTGGGGCCGATACCGTTCGGCAAGGAGATGATGTGGCGGCTGGGCAAGAAGCTCCGCGTCGGCGGCAACGAAGGGCTGTGCTACGACACCAAGCAGGAAGGCCTCGAGGGCGTCGTCTCGCTTGCCGGCGTCTTGGACTGTGACAGCGTGAGGAGCCGCACCACGCAGCACCTGGTCTGGATCAATGGCACCGCCGGTGGCCGCCCCGGCGCCGTGGATGGCGTGGCCACATCGGTTGCTTCCGGCAGTCGTGACCCCGTTACGGCTCGGGTTGGGAGTTGGCTCGTGTTCGCGTCACTGCACCTTGCATGGTCCGCAGCCTTCCTGTTGTAG
- the LOC120676147 gene encoding S-type anion channel SLAH2-like produces the protein MELGSKDVEMAGANADLLASRGEALPALLIQVPSQAVAGFDCVAAAVSLNELEDRVEELQGSGGACRDIVISIPAAARSYDDAHVPYSVSLSMPASPSGFHLSQFRTASARRVEARVAPAAGGLDVHPVEEQRQAEAHLHSPRLLKQTRYHSQPILNMHPSRNADDGARRCDGGTRDKRFDPFKTFSGRLERQLSNLRGRPQEPADGTSPDSKISEEETDQVPAAARYFDALEGPELDTLRATEVPVLPEDEKWPFLLRFPISAFGMCLGVSSQSILWKTLASAPPTAFLHVSPVASHVLWYAAVALTALVSVIYLLKVVFYFEAVRREFHHPVRANFFFAPWIAGLFLVLGAPRLVAGMHHGVWYGLMAPIFCLEIKIYGQWMSGGQRRLSKVANPSNHLSIVGNFVGALLGAKMGLREGPIFFFAVGLAHYVVLFVTLYQRLPTNVTLPKELHPVFFLFVAAPSVASMAWARINGQFDAGARIAYFIALFLYMSLAVRINFFRGFRFSLAWWAYTFPMTGASVATITYAAEVTNVLTQALSIGLSGIATVTMAGLLVTTVFHAFVLRDLFPNDVSIAITRKKPKFSKILAHLRSSSSDMKELVLSLSSKPAQSDAGDTETAKSRAEP, from the exons ATGGAGTTGGGCAGCAAGGACGTGGAGATGGCCGGGGCGAACGCCGACCTGCTGGCGTCGAGGGGAGAGGCGCTCCCGGCGCTCCTGATCCAGGTGCCCTCGCAGGCCGTCGCCGGCTTCGactgcgtcgccgccgccgtctcgctGAATGAGCTGGAGGACAGGGTGGAGGAGCTGCAGGGCTCGGGGGGCGCCTGCAGGGACATCGTCATCAGCATCCCCGCGGCCGCGCGGTCGTACGACGACGCGCACGTCCCTTACTCCGTCTCGCTCAGCATGCCCGCGTCGCCGTCGGGCTTCCACCTGTCGCAGTTCCGGACGGCGTCCGCGCGCCGCGTGGAGGCGCGcgtggcgccggccgccggagggCTCGATGTCCACCCCGTGGAGGAGCAGCGGCAGGCGGAGGCGCACCTGCACTCCCCGAGGCTGCTCAAGCAGACGCGGTATCACTCGCAGCCCATCCTGAACATGCACCCGTCCAGGAACGCCGAcgacggcgcgcggcggtgcgACGGCGGCACCCGCGACAAGCGGTTCGACCCGTTCAAGACCTTCTCCGGCCGCCTCGAGCGGCAGCTGTCCAACCTGCGCGGCCGCCCGCAGGAGCCCGCCGACGGCACGTCCCCGGACTCGAAGATCTCCGAGGAGGAGACCGACcaggtccccgccgccgcccgctactTCGATGCCCTTGAAGGCCCCGAGCTCGACACCCTCAGG GCGACGGAGGTGCCGGTGCTCCCGGAAGACGAGAAGTGGCCGTTCCTGCTGCGGTTCCCGATCAGCGCGTTCGGGATGTGCCTGGGCGTGAGCAGCCAGTCGATCCTGTGGAAGACGCtggcgtcggcgccgccgacggcgtTCCTGCACGTGAGCCCCGTGGCGAGCCACGTGCTGTGGTACGCCGCGGTGGCGCTGACGGCGCTGGTCTCCGTCATCTACCTGCTCAAGGTGGTCTTCTACTTCGAGGCGGTGCGGCGCGAGTTCCACCACCCGGTCCGCGCCAACTTCTTCTTCGCGCCGTGGATCGCGGGCCTGTTCCTGGTGCTGGGCGCGCCGCGGCTGGTGGCGGGGATGCACCACGGCGTCTGGTACGGGCTCATGGCGCCCATCTTCTGCCTGGAGATCAAGATCTACGGGCAGTGGATGTCCGGCGGGCAGCGCCGGCTGTCCAAGGTGGCCAACCCGTCCAACCACCTGTCCATCGTCGGCAACTTCGTCGGCGCGCTGCTGGGCGCCAAGATGGGCCTCCGCGAGGGCcccatcttcttcttcgccgTCGGGCTCGCGCACTACGTGGTCCTCTTCGTCACGCTCTACCAGCGCCTCCCCACCAACGTGACGCTCCCCAAGGAGCTCCACCCggtcttcttcctcttcgtCGCCGCGCCCAGCGTCGCGTCCATGGCCTGGGCCAGGATCAACGGCCAGTTCGACGCCGGCGCACGGATCGCCTACTTCATCGCGCTCTTCCTCTACATGTCACTG GCGGTGCGGATCAACTTCTTCCGGGGCTTCCGCTTCTCGCTGGCGTGGTGGGCGTACACGTTCCCGATGACCGGCGCGTCGGTGGCCACCATCACCTACGCGGCGGAGGTGACCAACGTGCTGACGCAGGCGCTCTCCATCGGGCTCTCCGGCATCGCCACCGTCACCATGGCGGGGCTGCTGGTGACCACGGTGTTCCACGCCTTCGTCCTCCGGGACCTCTTCCCCAACGACGTGTCCATCGCCATCACCCGGAAGAAGCCCAAGTTCAGCAAGATCCTGGCGCACCTGCGCTCGTCCAGCTCCGACATGAAGGAGCTCGTGCTCTCGCTCTCCTCCAAGCCGGCGCAGTCCGACGCCGGCGACACCGAGACCGCCAAATCCCGGGCCGAGCCGTGA